AATCTCAGCCTTCATTTTCTCATTGTTCTATTTCTCCACACATGGAGGAGGACCACCACCACCTCACCCGCCCCCTCCTACTCCCCACCACCGCGGCCGTTACATCTGCCACCGCAGCAACCGACATCACAAACACCTCCAACACCTTTGTAGGTGTTCGTAATTATTCCAACGAGAATGGTCACGATAACAGTACCAAACTCGTCTCATCCAATTCCACAATCCTCCTCCGCCTATTTTCCGTCGCCGTGGTCGGGATCCTCTCCGTGTGGGCAAACCAAGAAGCCTCCAGAGGCTTCGAGATCCACATTGAAAACCGCGCCCCAACTGACTCCGTCGCCAGCCGCCGGTTTCAACTCATGTACGTCTCAAACGACAGAGCCACCCGGTTAGTCCTTGGCACTAGCAAATTTGTTGAAACAATTCTTTACCCCATTAGCCTGCCCAATAAGAAGGAAGTCAGCCAAGTCACCCTCCGGCTCGCCAACCGGAATCTGACCCACACGGTCACGGTTGATTCCTTCAAAGAACATGAGTTTGTGATTAACCTAAGCCCCTCACTTTTGGAGTTAGAGACCGATTTTGACCATGCCATGTTAAGGGCAGTCCAACAGGGCATGGCGCGGGTGTGGCTTCATGACAATAATGCCCCTAAATCTCTGCTAAATGGCATGGTTGAGTATATAAGTAGACTAGCTGGGCTGGGTGCGGTGGTGGGGGTGTTTTCCGGCGACGGCGATTTGGCGGAATCTGGCGACTGTTGCTGGATGGATGAGGACCCTGTGGCCGTGGCACATTTCTTGAGTTATTGTGAGGATAAGAGAAGAGGGTTCATCCAACGGCTGAATCTAGCTATGAAAGGTCGTTGGAATGATCGGACGGTGGATGATGCGCTAGGAATGCCAGTTCAGCATCTATGTGGGTCGTACGTGTCTCAAAAGCATCTCCCCGTAGATTAATTGGAATCTAATGTATTCTCaggtttattattttttacctCATCCTtgtaaacttaattattttcttaattttgttcattttctttgaacttttgttagatttgagtgatttttattttattaatcatcCGCTTTGAtaagaggagtctaaaaaatacaaagtcATGatcgaaagcaaaaaaaattcattaaagacgaaaaatgtattaaaCAGCTATCTTATTTATCTAAAGTActgttttatttaaattttttcaatgtcgatccatatttttatacattTTCGATTCATCTCATTGAGAAGAACGactaatcccaaaaattacaacgaaaagctaaacaaaaagttataaaaaataaaaaataccgaaataagtttcaaacttaTAAATTTACATTAATCACCTTTTGAATGCTTAAACAATTGGCATCGCATGTGAAACTTAGGAGTTTGCTCTCTTTCCAAAAATATCAAGTTTAATTTCCCTTGGGTTTTGTACATGACATACATGTTCACGAGTAGATAGTggagtcaaaaaaattaaaatattttggctaaataatcctctaattttttttttttgtctctattcaaaaaaattgtcatttgttattttttctagGGTTAAATTCCTAGACACCCCTTGAACTATTGCACTTTGTCTTGCTCATCCCCTCTTAGAATTTCGCCTACGGTGAGACCCttcattaaagttttttttgtccCGTACACCCCTTCCGTTAGGATTCCGTCTATAAATGTTAAAAATTTGGcttaaattatttcaaaaatgaTAAAATCTTCCTATATTACCCCTAATATTTGCCCCACCCTTCCAACCTCCTCCACCGCCGACCTCCACCCTTCCAACCTCCTCTCACCTATGGCTCCACCCTCACCATCATCCACTCATTCTCCCTTGAACTCATCACCTcccccctcctccccctcccACCTCCTCGCTGCCGACGACCGCTACGTCTGCATCGTCCTCCTCCCACCCCCTCATTAACAAATCCCCCATTCTTTTCCTTCATTCCGATAACAACTCCATGCCAAGTCCAGCATCCAAGACCTCTGCTTCTGTAGATCAGATCACATCATAATCCGACCAAATTGCATAAATCAAGCTCGATTCAATGCAAATTACCTGTTGGGAAACCGAATGCTAGGTTTAGGAATTCTAGCTGCAAGAAGTGCTTGGACTTTCAGGGATAAAAGGACAACGACGACGAAGGAGCAGGTgaataggagagagaaaacgaCTGtagcgaggaggaggaggaggataatTTGCGAGAGGGATGGCACGGGTAAAGCCTCCCTTTTGCTGCCATCGAAAATCTAGAAATTAATTCGACTTCAATCGCTGACTAGAGACCCGACCAGACAACAACTCATTCAGAACCCTCGCCGCTCTCTCCAGacctccctcctctctccttacaacaccaccaccaaccgATGCTTCTTCAAATACGCCGCCGCTCTGGAATACCTCTCATGCATCCGACGCGACCCATTCGACTCGAGAAGGTTTTGTGCCCTATGACTCAAAAGATTCTTGCTATCTGTTGTCATTATGCACGAGGACGAGTCGGAGAACGACTGTTGTGTAATCGCAGCAAATACAGGTGTAATCTTTCCTCTAGTTTTTAGATCCTATTTCGTGTGGTGGCGGGTGGCAATGGTGGTTGGGAAGAGGCATAGAAGTGGTGGAGGTGGGTGGCGTTAATGGTGGTGGGAATTTCAattgacagagagagagagagaggggagaatGACTGTTGTGATATGTATAAGGGCAAGATGGTCTTTTTATTATTTCCGTCCATCGGAGTCAGGTCCTCCAAATGAAAATATTAATGAGGGGGTCTGGCCGTAGGTGGTGAAATTCTATAAGGGGGTGAGCAAGACAAAGTGCAATAGTTCGAGGGGTGTCTAGGTATTTAACcctttttttatcgacaaaagtaacattttattactcctaccgtcccactttgttccgcgTGTTTCTTTTTGGGacatctcaaaaaattgtctatatctcacaatctataatattttatatattagTCCGATTcccttaagggatcccgcacgggcttaaaGTGCGGGACTCctatttcccgatcgaattgggacaatccgagccgctcaaagtgatcagaacgtgattttaagggtacccgcgagaaatcagcaaaaaaaatgatcgggaagggcttgatccgagcagttttttattgaacggttcagtaaaaaactgctcggatcaagcccttttcgatcattttttttgttgatttctcgcgagtacccttaaaatcacgttctgaacacattgagcggctcggatcgtcgtacttcgatcgggaaaggggaggttcacacggtagactggtaagggatccctcactagATCCGTGGtatttatatattcaatatggatcttgtttgatagatcttaatttattttttttgaacaaagctttcgaaatcataaaaattattatagattgtgagatatcgACAATTTTTAGGAcgtcccaaaaaggaaacatGCCCAATAAAGTGGGAtagagaaagtaaaaaaaaatgaggaaggAAAATTTCAACCAAATGTTGGAAATTACGACCAAGGAACAAAGCCTATTACACCTtaaggcctaaaagcccagatGGTACGGAATACAACCCATACATCAGATGACCTAAGAACCCAAATCTTACAATTAAACacagaaaagaaaacataacCCACCAAGGTGGGCAAGGCCCAAccaaagaaacccaaaacaaacccttaacagttgttagttttgcatcaatattttttgtattattggatcgtcttgacaaaaaaaaaatttaaagtaaaaattgatgttcaagacttttttttttttccatgtcaaaaaaaaaagactattttttttgaataaagacaaataattCCAAACATAGtgctttttggattatttttggatttattaaaaaaattagtcttGAATATATaactttttgcttttttgattcctcccataaagacgaatcaataagtcacacaaaactaataaatttaaAACAATAATCCTCCCGAGAGGATTGTTTAGCCAAAACAGGCAGTATATGATTTTTCTTCTCCAAAAACACAAAGTCAACCCATTAGAGAATGGTGATGTTTGTAAGGAGAGCGTTGTTTCGTATGACTTGACCAATTCCATAGgcttatctaatttttttttagaaaatggaTTTTCTGATTTCTTTCTCTAAAAGATATTTGGGTGATTATTTGATTAAGTTATTAAAATCCAATATCAAGAGAGGGAAGAATATATTTTTCTAACATCTAGCTTTGTATAATTGTCAAAATTAATATCGcatgtttctcaaaaaaaaagaaaaaaaggaacatATTTATTGTCACAATGTTTCACATTTATATTAAACACATGTACGTGACTAGGAAGAGACACCATTTTCAGAATTGATATTGATAAGTCAAAGTTTGGTCCTAATTGACCACCTCAGCTGATCCCCACGTAAAGGTACTTCAACAAGACAAATATGAGGATCGCTCAGTACACCGGAACGAATTACAAACCTGTATCGACTTTTATGATCTGAATAAAGAAAGATTATATCAAATCTCTCTAAGATGGCATGATGCCATGATTGATGAGGATTCTACATTAGTAGAGCATTTATACGCTTATTAATTATCACTTCCAACTAAACTATATCGTTGGACAATCCGTGGCCGGAAACACCTTTTGTCTTTGGACTTGAACAACAATCCTAGGAAAATAAAGATATGTTCAAACATCTATTCCTCGGTATCGTGAGTCTGTGACTAACGACTCAAAAGTGTAGATGATGTATGAAATCCCATGTAAAATTATGATTTC
The sequence above is drawn from the Rhododendron vialii isolate Sample 1 chromosome 6a, ASM3025357v1 genome and encodes:
- the LOC131329892 gene encoding uncharacterized protein LOC131329892, translating into MEEDHHHLTRPLLLPTTAAVTSATAATDITNTSNTFVGVRNYSNENGHDNSTKLVSSNSTILLRLFSVAVVGILSVWANQEASRGFEIHIENRAPTDSVASRRFQLMYVSNDRATRLVLGTSKFVETILYPISLPNKKEVSQVTLRLANRNLTHTVTVDSFKEHEFVINLSPSLLELETDFDHAMLRAVQQGMARVWLHDNNAPKSLLNGMVEYISRLAGLGAVVGVFSGDGDLAESGDCCWMDEDPVAVAHFLSYCEDKRRGFIQRLNLAMKGRWNDRTVDDALGMPVQHLCGSYVSQKHLPVD